A single region of the Brachypodium distachyon strain Bd21 chromosome 3, Brachypodium_distachyon_v3.0, whole genome shotgun sequence genome encodes:
- the LOC100839930 gene encoding probable methyltransferase PMT3, with translation MRGRNDGTQSKRPVVLFCLMVVCLCLLFLYFSGSKGQAGSTALEYGTKFSRSLGWGSDVDGDDGSDESIFGTGDANDVKLKSFPVCDDRHSELIPCLDRNLIYQTRLKLDLNLMEHYERHCPPPERRFNCLIPPPHGYKVPIKWPKSRDIVWKANIPHTHLAKEKSDQNWMIDAGEKIKFPGGGTHFHHGADKYIANIANMLNFKDNIINNEGMLRTVLDVGCGVASFGGYLLSSNVIAMSLAPNDVHQNQIQFALERGIPAYLGVLGTKRLPYPSRSFELAHCSRCRIDWLQRDGILLLELDRLLRPGGYFAYSSPEAYAQDEEDRRIWKEMSALVERMCWKIAEKKNQTVIWVKPLNNDCYRSRPHGTNPPLCKSGDDPDSVWGVTMEACITSYPEQMHRDGGSGLAPWPARLTTPPPRLADLYVTADTFEKDTEMWQQRVDNYWNLLRPKIKPDTIRNVMDMKANFGSFAAALKEKNVWVMNAVPHDGPSTLKIIYDRGLIGSIHDWCEAFSTYPRTYDLLHAWTVFSDLDKRGCSAEDLLLEMDRILRPTGFIIVRDKAPVILFIKKYLNALHWEAVTVVDAESSPEQEDNEMIFIIRKKLWLPEGGSQDST, from the exons ATGAGGGGGAGAAATGATGGGACGCAAAGCAAGAGACCCGTCGTGCTGTTCTGTCTGATGGTTGTGTGCCtctgcctcctcttcctgtATTTCTCGGGCTCCAAAGGGCAGGCAGGGAGTACAGCACTAGAGTATGGCACCAAATTCTCGCGGTCACTCGGGTGGGGCAGTGATGTAGATGGTGATGATGGTTCAGATGAGTCAATTTTTGGGACTGGCGATGCCAACGATGTTAAGCTCAAGAGCTTCCCT GTATGCGATGATCGGCACTCTGAGCTGATCCCCTGCTTGGATAGGAATTTGATATATCAGACAAGGTTGAAGCTCGATTTAAACCTGATGGAGCACTATGAGAGGCATTGCCCTCCTCCTGAGAGGCGCTTTAATTGCTTGATCCCCCCACCACATGGCTATAAG GTTCCCATAAAATGGCCAAAAAGTCGTGATATAGTGTGGAAAGCAAATATTCCTCACACTCACCTTGCAAAAGAGAAGTCGGACCAGAACTGGATGATTGATGCAGGTGAAAAAATTAAGTTTCCAGGTGGTGGAACACATTTTCATCATGGAGCTGACAAATATATAGCAAACATTGCAAAT ATGCTAAACTTCAAAGACAACATTATAAACAATGAGGGAATGCTCCGTACAGTTCTTGATGTTGGCTGTGGAGTTGCTAGTTTTGGAGGATACCTTCTTTCATCTAATGTCATAGCAATGTCTTTGGCACCGAACGATGTACATCAGAACCAGATCCAATTTGCTCTTGAAAGAGGGATCCCTGCATATCTTGGTGTTTTAGGAACAAAAAGGCTTCCGTACCCAAGTAGATCCTTTGAATTAGCCCACTGTTCTCGTTGCAGGATTGACTGGCTTCAAAGAGATGGAATTCTTCTGCTTGAACTAGACAGATTACTCAGGCCTGGAGGTTACTTTGCTTATTCATCTCCTGAAGCATACGCACAAGATGAGGAGGATCGTAGAATCTGGAAAGAAATGAGTGCCCTTGTAGAAAGGATGTGCTGGAAAAttgcagagaaaaaaaaccagACAGTTATCTGGGTCAAGCCTCTGAACAATGATTGCTACAGGAGCCGACCACATGGTACAAATCCACCTCTATGCAAAAGCGGTGATGATCCAGATTCAGTATGGGGAGTGACAATGGAAGCTTGCATTACTTCATATCCAGAAC AAATGCACAGAGATGGGGGAAGTGGACTGGCTCCTTGGCCTGCTCGATTAACAACCCCACCTCCTCGTCTTGCGGATTTGTATGTTACAGCTGACACATTTGAAAAGGATACG GAAATGTGGCAGCAAAGAGTAGATAATTACTGGAATTTGCTGCGCCCAAAGATAAAACCAGACACTATCCGAAATGTCATGGACATGAAAGCAAACTTTGGATCATTTGCTGCTGCTCTCAAGGAAAAGAATGTATGGGTGATGAATGCTGTGCCCCATGATGGACCAAGCACTCTCAAGATAATCTATGACAGAGGGCTCATAGGATCCATTCATGACTG GTGTGAAGCATTCTCGACGTATCCTCGAACATATGATCTTCTCCATGCATGGACAGTCTTCTCCGACCTCGACAAAAGAGGTTGCAGTGCTGAAGATCTGCTCCTTGAAATGGACCGCATCCTTAGGCCAACTGGTTTTATCATCGTGAGAGACAAGGCCCCTGTCATTCTGTTCATCAAGAAGTACCTTAATGCACTTCACTGGGAAGCAGTTACTGTTGTAGATGCCGAGTCCAGTCCAGAACAAGAGGATAACGAAATGATATTCATAATCCGGAAGAAATTGTGGCTACCAGAAGGAGGCTCGCAGGACTCCACGTAA